One stretch of Microplitis mediator isolate UGA2020A chromosome 9, iyMicMedi2.1, whole genome shotgun sequence DNA includes these proteins:
- the LOC130674879 gene encoding uncharacterized protein LOC130674879 yields the protein MHSDKYHDAADLNVDHYVSLKETCNSVEVDFKQESNNEQQLMIQEELELDYEVDQNNSFVEEKDDEEDNVTVTINNKTKENSSAVAYVFNEADNTYNVTNYEIEIKNRIILNRLQARAEDSYLNSILGEYRDLKQQYYFLKNIPITERINVPIFYDYQSERVKRIIVVPHIILKSSIFEVIYNLINTSWLIKPKPRAFKISSDYINKYIEQINSSKLFKSSISLQLCRGYVALLSTSYFKIGRAKCLAGLTVAIFAINSTNDVELIDFVTANHVNIQNFYHNEDQLRKILDKYNIIKIFCWLPNYGTVHNTLYGNVYWFNDIIIDIHNNRRLYNLYDKISMEKNFDTTTLCVNSIKHSERCSYCNMMRLAIKIFNPDELRNSPMTPNMLKRVYSKNKVQEYVSYNTQNNLYRSTNEKFNKYCKPILRTTPLAAATRLGVFPPYSSEICKQYNRKLAGIKCLHSECRGRNRSKSFNTEVAVEDTGLTRSHSYQPYLLYKKKYHYTHKIHNQ from the coding sequence ATGCATTCTGACAAATATCATGATGCAGCCGATTTGAATGTCGATCATTACGTATCGCTGAAAGAAACATGCAATAGTGTTGAAGTCGATTTCAAACAAGAATCAAATAATGAGCAACAATTAATGATTCAAGAAGAACTTGAGTTGGATTATGAAGTTGACCAAAATAATTCTTTTGTTGAGGAAAAAGACGATGAAGAAGATAACGTCACTGTtactataaacaataaaactaAAGAAAATTCCTCTGCTGTGGCATATGTCTTCAATGAAGCTGATAATACGTATAATGTTACAAATtatgaaatagaaataaaaaaccgAATTATATTAAATCGATTACAGGCACGTGCAGAAGATTCATATCTGAATTCTATTTTAGGAGAATATCGTGATTTAAAACAACAAtactattttttgaaaaatataccTATTACTGAAAGAATAAATGTGCCGATATTTTATGATTATCAAAGTGAACGAGTTAAACGTATTATAGTCGTACCACACATTATTCTCAAGTCATCAATATTTGAAGTAAtatataatcttataaataCGTCATGGCTTATCAAACCTAAACCAAGAGcgtttaaaatttcatctgattatattaataaatatatagaacaAATCAATTCTAGTAAGCTTTTCAAATCGTCAATAAGTCTCCAGCTGTGTCGAGGATATGTTGCTCTACTGTCCACGTCATATTTCAAGATCGGACGTGCTAAATGCTTAGCAGGATTAACCGTAGCTATTTTTGCTATAAATAGCACAAATGATGTTGAACTCATTGATTTCGTAACAGCTAATCATGTGAATATTCAAAACTTTTATCATAATGAAGatcaattaagaaaaattttagataaatataatattataaaaatattttgctggctTCCTAATTACGGAACAGTCCACAATACATTGTACGGCAACGTATATTGGTTCAACGATATAATAATAGATATTCATAATAATCGTCGTTTATATAACTTATACGATAAAATAAGTATGGAGAAAAACTTCGACACGACGACTCTTTGTGTGAATTCAATTAAGCACAGTGAAAGATGTAGCTATTGCAACATGATGCGGttggcaataaaaatttttaatccagATGAGTTGCGAAATTCACCAATGACGCCGAACATGTTAAAACGAGTCTATAGTAAAAACAAAGTTCAAGAATATGTATCATACAATACGCAAAACAATCTATATCGGTCAACgaatgaaaaattcaataagtATTGCAAGCCAATATTGCGAACCACACCATTGGCGGCGGCCACTCGACTTGGAGTCTTTCCTCCATATTCTTCTGAAATATGTAAACAATACAATAGAAAATTAGCTGGCATTAAATGTTTACATTCAGAGTGCCGGGGACGGAATCGATCAAAATCATTCAATACAGAGGTGGCTGTAGAGGATACAGGTCTAACACGAAGCCATTCCTACCAGCCCTATCtcctttataaaaaaaaatatcactatACTCATAAGATTCATAACCAGTAG
- the LOC130674957 gene encoding uncharacterized protein LOC130674957, translating to MYPFEWDHLHSTMQGCAKIVDAGSCMHYLRIDTITEVQTRIDQAKTRLKQLLKDTEFKTPPHDRKQRAPWFGFVGTISRELFGTMNYDDKEHITKEINKSYQDNREMVHLVQNATHIVKSEINTILQSEAQIQSNLNKLSNATHAFINATLSSLEKVVYVTKVLMLGDERLEVSSSHLRALREAETIIEEAKAGRLSPQAISPRQLYKATRDIMEKHPNLNPPQPIDRMDISTLSSVSTVKVARAKGYLLIIVTLPLFHKTPLLSYGLRPLPKPDNLNGKVQTLAILPSEKFLITDPDLQQYYLADADYINNCKNIGDHLSCRPDIPLQSTENPEEVDCGMILLMKSTEEVMRTCNVRIIPKCKTTWTKLYQPNAWAYSTCAEEKLSLKCTNRIEKDYYINGTGTIQLKKDAKSETENIYSRA from the coding sequence ATGTATCCTTTTGAGTGGGACCATTTACACTCAACCATGCAAGGTTGTGCTAAGATTGTCGACGCAGGGTCATGCATGCACTACTTGAGAATCGACACGATAACCGAGGTACAAACCAGGATAGACCAAGCTAAAACTCGCCTGAAACAACTACTCAAGGATACAGAATTCAAAACCCCTCCACATGACCGTAAACAACGAGCTCCATGGTTCGGATTTGTGGGTACAATTTCCAGAGAACTATTCGGAACCATGAACTACGATGACAAAGAACATATAACCAAAGAAATCAACAAATCGTATCAAGACAACAGAGAAATGGTTCACCTGGTACAGAATGCAACTCACATTGTCAAGAGTGAAATCAATACCATCCTCCAGAGTGAGGCCCAAATACAATCCAATCTAAACAAACTTTCAAACGCTACACACGCGTTCATAAACGCAACGCTGAGCTCCTTGGAAAAAGTCGTGTATGTGACGAAAGTCCTAATGCTGGGAGATGAGCGCTTGGAGGTTTCCAGTAGCCACCTCAGAGCGCTGAGAGAAGCCGAAACTATCATCGAAGAAGCTAAAGCCGGAAGGCTCTCGCCACAAGCCATTTCACCGAGACAACTCTATAAAGCAACCAGGGATATCATGGAAAAGCATCCCAATTTAAACCCGCCACAGCCAATTGACAGAATGGACATATCAACCCTGTCATCAGTATCAACCGTCAAGGTAGCAAGAGCGAAAGGATACCTACTTATCATAGTAACCCTCCCCTTATTCCATAAGACGCCATTATTGTCATATGGGTTGAGACCACTGCCAAAACCAGATAATCTGAACGGTAAGGTACAAACATTGGCGATATTaccatcagaaaaatttttaattacggaTCCGGATCTGCAACAATATTATTTAGCAGATGCTGACTACATCAATAATTGCAAAAATATCGGAGATCATTTGTCCTGTCGTCCGGACATCCCACTTCAATCCACGGAGAACCCGGAAGAAGTTGACTGCGGAATGATATTATTGATGAAATCAACCGAGGAAGTTATGCGAACTTGCAATGTTCGAATTATTCCCAAGTGCAAGACCACGTGGACTAAACTTTATCAACCAAACGCTTGGGCATATTCGACATGTGCAGAGGAAAAATTAAGCCTTAAATGTACGAATCGTATTGAGAAAGATTATTACATCAATGGGACGGGAACGATCCAACTAAAAAAGGATGCGAAATCAGAAACGGAAAATATCTACTCAAGAGCGTAG